A stretch of Lactuca sativa cultivar Salinas chromosome 6, Lsat_Salinas_v11, whole genome shotgun sequence DNA encodes these proteins:
- the LOC111911394 gene encoding uncharacterized protein LOC111911394: MRNYSNLMSVLILMIILAMTRAAPSAAQCKKEKRLAINACISVLYGRPPSSSCCKRARVSHVKCICPVITPKLAALINVNRFVKLIEGCGRRVPRHFKCGSLTIP; the protein is encoded by the exons atgagaaattattCGAATTTGATGAGTGTTTTGATTCTTATGATAATCTTAGCAATGACCAGGGCAGCACCAAGTGCCGCCCAATGCAAAAAAGAGAAGAGGCTCGCCATCAACGCATGCATAAGTGTGCTGTATGGGAGACCTCCATCATCAAGCTGTTGCAAACGAGCTCGAGTTAGCCATGTTAAGTGCATATGTCCCGTGATCACCCCAAAGTTGGCTGCTCTAATCAATGTCAATCGTTTTGTTAAACTTATTGAAGGTTGTGGACGCAGGGTCCCTCGTCATTTCAAATGTGGAA GTCTTACGATCCCATGA